The Streptomyces aurantiacus genome includes a region encoding these proteins:
- a CDS encoding thiamine pyrophosphate-binding protein → MTHDHDLVLRPTAAQTEAALNPPPGRNGGDLVVETLAGLGATTVFGLPGQHALGMFDALRRSDLAYIGLRVENNAGFAADAYGRITGEAAPLLLSTGPGALTSLAALQEAAAASAPVLAISSQVPGAGLGGGRHGYLHELTDQQASFRGVVKSVHTVRTQSQIPSAIAEAWESALTAPHGPVWVEIPQDVLLAETALPVVTAVDAAPHDLPPRPELTVVAADLLSNAVRPAIVAGGGVVRADASGKLRQLAERLNAPVVTTFGGKGAFPWNHPLSLQSWLEDRHTTDFLEDADVLLVVGSGLGELSSNYYTFKPRGRVVQIEADLGKLESNHPALGIHADARLALSALLETVPARQDTTAADRVRTVLDLVRERIDSQELALEQRVLAAVRQALPDRSPSFWDMTILAYWAWSAFDARRPNTMHSAQGAGGLGYAFPAALGGAVADPTHPVLAVSGDGGALYSIAELATARQHNLDVTWLIVDDGGYGILREYMTDAFGRSTATELSRPDFVALAESFGVPGVRTTPDSLADDLAKSLATPGPSVVVLPAVLRMFAPTHLA, encoded by the coding sequence GTGACCCACGACCACGACCTGGTGCTCCGCCCGACCGCCGCGCAGACGGAGGCCGCACTCAACCCGCCGCCCGGACGCAACGGCGGAGACCTGGTCGTGGAGACCCTCGCCGGCCTCGGCGCGACCACCGTCTTCGGCCTGCCCGGCCAGCACGCGCTCGGCATGTTCGACGCGCTGCGCCGCTCCGACCTCGCGTACATCGGCCTGCGGGTCGAGAACAACGCAGGGTTCGCGGCGGACGCGTACGGCCGGATCACCGGCGAGGCGGCCCCCCTGCTGCTGTCGACCGGCCCGGGTGCGCTGACCTCGCTGGCCGCCCTCCAGGAAGCGGCAGCCGCGAGCGCCCCCGTCCTCGCCATCAGCAGCCAGGTCCCGGGCGCGGGCCTCGGTGGCGGCCGCCACGGGTATCTGCACGAACTCACCGACCAGCAGGCCTCGTTCAGGGGCGTGGTCAAGTCGGTCCACACGGTCCGTACGCAGTCGCAGATCCCGTCCGCCATCGCCGAGGCCTGGGAGTCGGCGCTCACCGCCCCGCACGGACCGGTGTGGGTGGAGATCCCGCAGGACGTGCTGCTCGCCGAGACGGCCCTGCCCGTCGTCACGGCCGTGGACGCCGCGCCCCACGACCTGCCCCCGCGCCCCGAACTGACCGTCGTGGCCGCCGACCTGCTCTCGAACGCGGTCCGCCCGGCGATCGTCGCGGGCGGCGGTGTCGTACGCGCCGACGCGTCGGGCAAGCTGCGGCAGCTCGCCGAGCGGCTGAACGCGCCCGTCGTCACCACCTTCGGCGGCAAGGGCGCCTTCCCCTGGAACCACCCGCTCTCGCTCCAGTCCTGGCTGGAGGACCGGCACACCACCGACTTCCTGGAGGACGCCGACGTCCTGCTCGTCGTCGGCTCCGGACTGGGCGAACTCTCCTCGAACTACTACACGTTCAAGCCCCGCGGCCGGGTCGTCCAGATCGAGGCCGACCTCGGCAAGCTGGAGTCCAACCACCCGGCCCTCGGCATCCACGCGGACGCCCGCCTCGCCCTGTCGGCGCTCCTGGAAACCGTGCCCGCACGGCAGGACACGACGGCGGCCGACCGCGTACGGACCGTGCTCGACCTCGTCCGCGAGCGCATCGACTCCCAGGAACTCGCCCTGGAACAGCGGGTGCTGGCCGCGGTCCGGCAGGCTCTGCCGGACCGGTCGCCCAGCTTCTGGGACATGACGATCCTCGCCTACTGGGCCTGGTCCGCCTTCGACGCCCGCCGCCCCAACACCATGCACTCCGCCCAGGGCGCGGGCGGCCTCGGCTACGCCTTCCCGGCGGCGCTCGGCGGCGCGGTCGCCGACCCCACCCACCCGGTCCTCGCGGTCTCCGGCGACGGCGGCGCGCTGTACTCCATCGCCGAACTGGCCACCGCCAGGCAGCACAACCTCGACGTCACCTGGCTCATCGTCGACGACGGCGGTTACGGCATCCTGCGCGAGTACATGACGGACGCCTTCGGCCGGTCCACGGCGACCGAGCTGTCCCGCCCGGACTTCGTGGCGCTCGCGGAGTCCTTCGGCGTCCCCGGCGTACGGACCACCCCGGACTCCCTGGCCGACGACCTCGCCAAGTCCCTCGCCACGCCCGGCCCTTCGGTGGTCGTGCTGCCGGCGGTGCTGCGGATGTTCGCGCCGACGCACCTGGCCTGA
- a CDS encoding FG-GAP and VCBS repeat-containing protein, whose product MSRAHRRTRTALTAPLAAAVLVAGGFGAMALTSAPALAATASTDAQDDFNGDGYADLVVSAPDATISSQAKAGYVAVTYGSASGVSAGNKKLISRSTSGVPGSATANQRFGTNFTKGDLDGDGFSDLVISGGVPGSVILWGSASGLTGGTAIPGYGQSPTTGDFDGDGKTDLALFSYLSGAGDDPSSGNATVWKGPVSRAGQPTATLPLLDKADWWGYDTPDASCATNGIGCQEDGDSITGPIRSTRTGDVNGDGKDDIVAWKYAGDGQWGNHLLLGGGSTGFTTGWTPSDGTATGTGTGIGDVNNDGFDDVVVGNYWNGGKVQIAFGAASGLSEERVQVFDQDLPGFPGVEEEGDGIGSTVSVADVNGDGFGDIALGIPGEDIGDITDAGSVALVPGSATGVTGAGTQTFHQDTAGVPGVAEEDDQFGASSALLDVDGDGHADLAAGSLAENSWNGAVWVLRGTATGLTATSSVAFGAGDLSAPATGARFGALLR is encoded by the coding sequence ATGTCCCGAGCACACCGCCGAACTCGTACCGCGCTCACCGCACCCCTGGCAGCCGCGGTGCTGGTCGCCGGAGGATTCGGCGCCATGGCTCTCACCTCAGCCCCGGCGCTGGCGGCCACCGCGTCCACGGACGCGCAGGACGACTTCAACGGCGACGGATACGCCGACCTGGTCGTGTCGGCACCCGACGCCACGATCTCCAGCCAGGCCAAGGCGGGCTACGTGGCCGTCACGTACGGCTCCGCCAGTGGGGTCTCCGCCGGCAACAAGAAGCTCATCAGCCGCTCCACCAGCGGCGTTCCCGGCTCCGCCACCGCCAACCAGCGCTTCGGGACCAACTTCACCAAGGGCGACCTGGACGGCGACGGCTTCAGCGACCTGGTCATCTCGGGCGGCGTTCCCGGCTCCGTCATCCTCTGGGGCTCCGCCTCCGGACTCACCGGCGGCACGGCCATACCCGGGTACGGGCAGTCCCCCACGACCGGTGACTTCGACGGCGACGGCAAGACGGACCTCGCCCTGTTCTCCTACCTGTCCGGCGCGGGCGACGACCCGTCGAGCGGCAACGCCACCGTGTGGAAGGGCCCGGTCTCCCGTGCCGGACAGCCCACCGCCACCCTGCCCCTGCTGGACAAGGCCGACTGGTGGGGCTACGACACTCCCGACGCGTCCTGCGCCACCAACGGCATCGGCTGCCAGGAGGACGGCGACTCGATCACCGGTCCCATCCGCTCCACCCGGACCGGCGACGTCAACGGCGACGGCAAGGACGACATCGTCGCCTGGAAGTACGCGGGCGACGGCCAGTGGGGCAACCATCTTCTCCTCGGCGGCGGCAGCACGGGCTTCACCACCGGCTGGACCCCCTCGGACGGCACGGCGACCGGCACGGGCACCGGCATCGGGGACGTGAACAACGACGGGTTCGACGACGTCGTGGTGGGCAACTACTGGAACGGCGGCAAGGTCCAGATCGCGTTCGGGGCGGCCTCCGGCCTGTCCGAGGAGCGCGTACAGGTCTTCGACCAGGACCTGCCCGGCTTCCCAGGCGTGGAGGAGGAGGGCGACGGGATCGGCTCCACGGTCTCGGTGGCGGACGTCAACGGTGACGGCTTCGGCGACATCGCGCTCGGCATCCCGGGCGAGGACATCGGCGACATCACCGACGCCGGGTCCGTGGCCCTGGTCCCCGGCAGCGCCACCGGCGTCACGGGCGCCGGCACGCAGACCTTCCACCAGGACACCGCCGGGGTGCCCGGAGTCGCCGAGGAGGACGACCAGTTCGGCGCGAGCAGCGCCCTGCTGGACGTCGACGGTGACGGCCACGCCGACCTCGCGGCCGGTTCCTTGGCCGAGAACAGCTGGAACGGCGCGGTCTGGGTGCTGCGCGGCACGGCGACCGGTCTCACGGCCACGTCGTCCGTCGCGTTCGGCGCCGGCGACCTCTCGGCGCCCGCCACGGGCGCCCGCTTCGGCGCGCTCCTGCGCTGA
- a CDS encoding endonuclease I family protein: MSVAQIGSWKALAVGVSAVLVGLTLPTVAATPAAATTTAYDDTYYAGAIGKTGTALKSSLHSIIDDQTTISYSAVWNALKVTDQDPNNSSNVVLLYSGLSRSKTLNGGATGNWNREHVWAQSHGDFGTSAGPGTDLHHLRPEDVQVNSIRGNKDFDTGGSSFTNSGGSLTDSNSFEPRAAVKGDVARMILYMAVRYEGDDAWEDLEPNDAVTNGSVPYHGRLSVLKKWNEQDPPSAFEERRNELIYNNYQGNRNPFIDHPEWVEAIW, from the coding sequence ATGTCCGTTGCGCAGATAGGCAGTTGGAAGGCGCTGGCGGTAGGCGTTTCCGCCGTCCTCGTCGGCCTCACCCTCCCGACGGTCGCCGCGACCCCCGCCGCGGCCACGACCACCGCGTACGACGACACGTACTACGCGGGCGCGATCGGCAAGACCGGCACGGCTCTGAAGAGCTCACTGCACTCGATCATCGACGACCAGACCACGATCTCGTACTCGGCGGTCTGGAACGCGCTCAAGGTCACCGACCAGGACCCGAACAACAGCAGCAACGTCGTCCTGCTGTACTCGGGCCTCTCCCGCAGCAAGACGCTCAACGGCGGCGCCACCGGCAACTGGAACCGCGAGCACGTGTGGGCCCAGTCCCACGGCGACTTCGGCACCTCGGCCGGTCCCGGCACGGACCTGCACCACCTGCGCCCCGAGGACGTCCAGGTCAACAGCATCCGCGGCAACAAGGACTTCGACACCGGCGGCAGCAGCTTCACCAACAGCGGCGGCAGCCTCACCGACTCGAACTCCTTCGAGCCCCGCGCCGCCGTCAAGGGCGACGTGGCCCGCATGATCCTCTACATGGCCGTCCGTTACGAGGGTGACGACGCCTGGGAGGACCTGGAGCCCAACGACGCCGTCACCAACGGCAGCGTCCCGTACCACGGCCGCCTCTCGGTGCTAAAGAAGTGGAACGAGCAGGACCCGCCGAGCGCCTTCGAGGAGCGCCGCAACGAACTGATCTACAACAACTACCAGGGCAACCGGAACCCGTTCATCGACCACCCCGAGTGGGTCGAGGCGATCTGGTAG
- a CDS encoding ArnT family glycosyltransferase has protein sequence MTSATDPHPHAPEAAPAPGRAAAEPPPAGGPPPAGKPPRWSLPALAAIMVLAGVLYSWNLSSSSLNSFYSAAVLSGTQSWKAWFFGSLDAGNFLTVDKPPLALMVMGLSCRVFGYGTWQMMLPLVASALGTIWIVHASVKRVWGHGAAAVAALVLALTPITVAINRDNNPDTLLVLLMVAGAALALRAVHNGRLLPLVGSAVCFGLAFNTKMLQGYIALPAVFAVHLYAARGGLPRRIRNLALAGVALAVSSFWWAAAVSLVPASERPYIGGSTDGTAWNLIMGYNGLGRVLGGEGNGGGGGGGGGGFSGTAGIGRMFNEVLGGQISWLLPFAGIALAGGLVLRGRAPRTDLTRAALLLWGGGTALHYLTFSLAEGTMHPYYTTALAPGIAALCGGGGAMLLHAFRTGDARRWSWVLPVAFATTGVWAVVLLRRATGWNTWLWPTVAAVMVLAIAGLVLFRSGRRARLLSVAVVAAVVASLAGPAAYAASVPAGSGGGMSGTNPTAGPTTGGGMGGGPGGGGGRSGFPGGNGGQAPGGQQQDGQAGGEAPAGGQTGTPPGGAPSGQAPGGGQQQDGQEQGGPEQGGGQAGTPPSGTGSGSGEQGGTGSTRPGGTGGTGGGMGGPGGGADSAMTTYLEKHRDGAKWLVAVSSSQSAAQLIVSTGQPVISMWGWSGSDKAMTLAKLKELVKKGELHYIVLGGAMGGPGGSDSVSPEVTAWVQKHGTAVKASEYGGTSSAGSAGSTGSTQSSESSESSESSGSSDSQNSQALYRLDASDVN, from the coding sequence GTGACATCTGCCACCGATCCGCACCCCCACGCCCCCGAGGCCGCCCCCGCACCCGGACGGGCCGCCGCCGAGCCGCCGCCCGCCGGCGGTCCGCCACCTGCCGGGAAGCCGCCCCGCTGGTCGCTGCCCGCACTGGCCGCGATCATGGTTCTGGCCGGCGTGCTGTACTCCTGGAACCTCTCCTCGTCCAGCCTGAACAGCTTCTACAGCGCAGCCGTGCTCAGCGGTACGCAGAGCTGGAAGGCGTGGTTCTTCGGCTCACTGGACGCCGGGAACTTCCTGACCGTCGACAAGCCGCCCCTCGCGCTGATGGTGATGGGGCTGTCCTGCCGCGTCTTCGGGTACGGCACCTGGCAGATGATGCTGCCGCTGGTCGCCTCCGCCCTCGGCACGATCTGGATCGTGCACGCGTCGGTCAAGCGGGTCTGGGGGCACGGCGCGGCCGCGGTCGCCGCGCTCGTCCTCGCGCTCACCCCTATCACCGTCGCCATCAACCGCGACAACAACCCGGACACGCTGCTGGTCCTCCTGATGGTGGCGGGCGCCGCACTGGCCCTGCGAGCCGTCCACAACGGCAGGCTGCTGCCACTGGTCGGCTCGGCCGTCTGCTTCGGCCTCGCCTTCAACACCAAGATGCTCCAGGGCTACATCGCCCTGCCCGCCGTCTTCGCCGTCCACCTGTACGCGGCCAGGGGCGGGCTGCCGCGCCGGATACGCAACCTCGCGCTGGCCGGGGTCGCCCTCGCCGTCTCCAGTTTCTGGTGGGCGGCCGCCGTGTCGCTGGTGCCCGCCTCGGAGCGGCCGTACATCGGCGGGTCGACGGACGGCACCGCCTGGAACCTGATCATGGGCTACAACGGCCTGGGCCGCGTCCTCGGCGGCGAGGGCAACGGCGGGGGCGGAGGCGGTGGTGGCGGCGGGTTCTCCGGGACCGCGGGCATCGGCCGGATGTTCAACGAGGTGCTCGGCGGCCAGATCTCCTGGCTGCTCCCCTTCGCCGGGATCGCGCTCGCCGGTGGTCTCGTGCTGCGCGGCCGCGCTCCCCGTACGGACCTCACGCGGGCCGCGCTGCTCCTGTGGGGCGGCGGGACGGCGCTGCACTACCTGACCTTCAGCCTCGCCGAGGGCACCATGCACCCGTACTACACGACCGCGCTCGCGCCCGGCATCGCGGCGCTGTGCGGGGGCGGCGGGGCGATGCTCCTGCACGCCTTCCGCACGGGCGATGCCAGGCGCTGGTCCTGGGTGCTGCCCGTCGCGTTCGCCACGACCGGCGTCTGGGCCGTCGTCCTGCTGCGGCGGGCCACCGGCTGGAACACCTGGCTGTGGCCGACCGTCGCGGCCGTGATGGTCCTGGCGATAGCGGGGCTGGTCCTCTTCCGCTCCGGGCGGCGGGCGCGACTGCTCTCCGTCGCCGTGGTCGCGGCCGTCGTCGCCTCCCTCGCCGGGCCCGCGGCCTACGCGGCCTCCGTGCCCGCGGGTTCGGGCGGCGGCATGAGCGGTACGAACCCGACGGCCGGGCCCACCACCGGCGGCGGCATGGGCGGTGGCCCCGGTGGCGGTGGCGGCCGGTCCGGCTTCCCCGGCGGAAACGGCGGTCAGGCGCCGGGCGGGCAGCAGCAGGACGGCCAAGCCGGCGGCGAGGCACCGGCCGGCGGCCAGACGGGTACGCCGCCCGGCGGCGCCCCCAGCGGCCAAGCGCCCGGCGGGGGCCAACAACAGGACGGCCAGGAACAGGGCGGCCCGGAACAGGGCGGCGGCCAGGCCGGCACCCCGCCGAGCGGCACCGGCTCCGGCTCCGGCGAGCAGGGCGGCACCGGCAGTACCCGGCCGGGTGGCACGGGTGGCACGGGCGGCGGCATGGGCGGTCCCGGCGGCGGCGCGGACAGCGCCATGACCACGTATCTGGAGAAGCACCGGGACGGCGCCAAGTGGCTTGTGGCGGTGTCCAGTTCGCAGAGCGCGGCCCAGTTGATCGTCAGTACGGGTCAGCCCGTCATCTCCATGTGGGGCTGGTCCGGCAGCGACAAGGCCATGACCCTCGCCAAGTTGAAGGAGCTCGTGAAGAAGGGCGAGCTGCACTACATCGTGCTCGGCGGGGCCATGGGCGGCCCCGGCGGCTCCGACAGCGTCAGCCCCGAGGTGACCGCCTGGGTCCAGAAGCACGGCACGGCGGTGAAGGCGAGCGAGTACGGCGGCACATCGTCCGCGGGGTCCGCCGGATCGACCGGATCGACCCAGTCCTCGGAGTCCTCCGAGTCTTCCGAGTCCTCGGGGTCCTCCGACTCGCAGAACTCCCAGGCGCTCTACCGCCTGGACGCTTCGGACGTCAACTAG
- a CDS encoding serine hydrolase, with translation MTHRISRYRRVLCAGLTAGVLIPAAVAAAPAAAAATPQVACTSSSAALATKLQKDITTALAGRRGTVAVGLYDRSTKTTCTLRSTSAYDSASIVKVTVLATLLWDAKKHNRYLTQRESDLATAMITKSDNAATTKLWQQLGVAKVKGFLAAAGMTQTKPGANGYWGLTQITVRDEQKLLALLTAKNTVLSDNARAYTLKLMNKVVSSQRWGTPAGAPASVSVHVKNGWLSRSTHGWRVHSVGAFKGAGRDYTISVLTHGNSTMNYGVTTIQAVARAIHKDLVPTATQRYTPTNTPKEAFPAVPPA, from the coding sequence ATGACACACCGGATATCGCGGTACAGGCGTGTTCTCTGCGCGGGCCTGACCGCCGGCGTACTCATACCGGCGGCCGTGGCGGCGGCACCGGCCGCCGCGGCCGCGACACCGCAGGTCGCCTGTACATCCAGCAGCGCGGCCCTGGCGACCAAGCTTCAGAAGGACATCACCACGGCCCTCGCGGGCCGCCGGGGGACCGTCGCCGTCGGCCTCTACGACCGCTCGACGAAGACCACGTGCACGCTGAGATCGACCAGCGCGTACGACTCGGCCAGCATCGTCAAGGTGACCGTCCTCGCCACGCTGCTCTGGGACGCGAAGAAGCACAACCGCTACCTCACCCAGCGCGAGAGCGACCTCGCCACGGCCATGATCACCAAGTCGGACAACGCGGCCACGACCAAGCTCTGGCAGCAGCTGGGCGTCGCCAAGGTGAAGGGCTTCCTCGCCGCGGCGGGCATGACCCAGACCAAGCCGGGCGCGAACGGCTACTGGGGCCTCACCCAGATCACCGTCCGGGACGAGCAGAAACTCCTCGCGCTCCTCACCGCCAAGAACACGGTCCTGAGCGACAACGCCCGCGCGTACACGCTGAAGCTGATGAACAAGGTCGTCTCCTCCCAGCGCTGGGGCACCCCGGCCGGAGCCCCGGCCTCGGTCTCCGTGCACGTGAAGAACGGCTGGCTCTCCCGCTCCACCCACGGCTGGCGCGTCCACAGCGTCGGCGCGTTCAAGGGCGCGGGCCGCGACTACACGATCTCGGTCCTCACCCACGGCAACAGCACGATGAACTACGGCGTCACCACGATCCAGGCCGTGGCCCGGGCCATCCACAAGGACCTGGTACCGACCGCCACGCAGCGCTACACGCCGACGAACACCCCGAAGGAAGCCTTCCCGGCGGTCCCGCCGGCCTGA
- a CDS encoding esterase-like activity of phytase family protein, producing the protein MRLRSVLATFTAGLAAATCVTAAGPADAHGGPAHSPSGRACSPAVAIESFSDALDKTTYRDTFVGNFSALAVDRDGAIVALSDRSSLFTLDPRTLRPRSVVPLADENGGALDSEALAVDSDGTRFVASETEPALRRHARDGRILDRLPVPEALRVAPVGRATPNQTFEGLTFLPGRHTLLAGMEGSLAGDTTGIVRFQSWERHRGSFALAAQYGYRTDTGLNVSETTATPDGRLLVLERGFTPGVGNTVRLYLADPRRATDTGGIDALTGQDGVRLVRKTLLADIGDCPSLGATAKQPQPNPLLDNIEGMAVTGRTHGALRVLLASDDNQNAVQTTRFYSLRVRL; encoded by the coding sequence ATGCGTCTGAGATCCGTACTCGCCACCTTCACGGCCGGCCTGGCGGCAGCCACGTGCGTCACCGCCGCCGGCCCCGCCGACGCCCACGGCGGACCCGCCCACTCCCCGAGCGGCAGAGCCTGTTCGCCCGCCGTCGCCATCGAGAGCTTCTCCGACGCCCTCGACAAGACGACGTACCGGGACACGTTCGTCGGCAACTTCTCCGCGCTGGCCGTGGACCGGGACGGGGCGATCGTCGCGCTGTCCGACCGGTCCTCCCTCTTCACCCTCGACCCGAGGACCCTGCGGCCGCGCTCCGTCGTGCCGCTCGCCGACGAGAACGGCGGCGCCCTGGACTCCGAGGCCCTCGCCGTCGACAGTGACGGCACCCGGTTCGTCGCCTCCGAGACCGAGCCCGCCCTGCGCCGCCACGCCCGCGACGGCCGCATCCTCGACCGGCTCCCCGTACCGGAGGCGCTCAGGGTCGCCCCCGTGGGCCGCGCCACACCGAACCAGACCTTCGAGGGCCTGACCTTCCTGCCCGGCCGCCACACCCTGCTGGCCGGCATGGAGGGCTCCCTCGCCGGGGACACCACGGGCATCGTCCGCTTCCAGAGCTGGGAGCGCCATCGCGGTTCCTTCGCCCTCGCCGCCCAGTACGGCTACCGCACCGACACCGGCCTCAACGTCTCCGAGACCACGGCCACGCCCGACGGCCGTCTCCTCGTCCTGGAACGCGGCTTCACACCGGGTGTCGGCAACACGGTCCGGCTCTACCTGGCCGACCCGCGCCGCGCCACGGACACCGGCGGCATCGACGCCCTGACTGGGCAGGACGGCGTACGCCTCGTCCGCAAGACCCTCCTCGCCGACATCGGGGACTGCCCGTCCCTCGGCGCCACCGCCAAGCAGCCCCAGCCCAACCCGCTGCTCGACAACATCGAGGGCATGGCGGTCACCGGCCGCACCCACGGTGCCCTGCGCGTCCTCCTGGCCAGCGACGACAACCAGAACGCCGTCCAGACGACCCGCTTCTACTCCCTGCGCGTACGCCTCTGA